The genomic DNA TAAACTCTGTCATGcgtgtgtagaaaacaagatgatgagataaccccgaacctacaaatgtttggtaaacaaactattttttccagaaaaaccattttgattaaaataaacttaagtgttttgagatcataatgggaaaatagtttgttgagagggggggttctgattgtttacgtcaagtggatggcgaatcgaagcaattcgatatcatgttgtcaaaatttgtacagtttgtttcaaattttcccagaaaatcaaaattgaaacatattttgattttagggggagtaaaatttaaaaaaaaattagaaaatttgaaaatgtcaaaaacattgaaaaataaaaaatgagttttggtgcgaataggggaaatgatagtacatcagctagactggcacagtacgctaaagatttgtaatgtataaatgcaattaagcagtctcgctaaagatgtgccggtaggttttcacagaattagtagatcagtttgggatataaacataaatttcacttgcgtctatgtggggaacacctccaggatatataggtaacccctgaaatcctgtttgaagggtcccgtattctgagatactaggtctttatgctcagtgatatctggggtattatcccgggacttctgctgtatggaaatactgacctagtccctggataatactttctgcaaaaagctttgaaatacaagctcgccctcagcaatctgattaaacaataaaattgataatctttgctgttgtaataaaagatcctctaaaggggacccaccaaaagtcgaagccgtaatctctctgcgtatacggaagtatcgacctgagctccacggccctcgcacattacccctttacagatatcagctgtggtatactcacctgtaagattgaatactggggtctggatacgggagtatatactgaggtgggacacatgtagatgttcaAGTTCTAAAAACACTAAATCTATATCCCGAACgagttgaacattttgtgagaatttaagtggatcagaatatcgacaatctacgcgaattgtttaaaagcttaaaatgaaataacagcttaacggtgctagtgtttagtcagcagttgatatgatcctcttgcacgaactcacaaaaatatgtttgtatatatttcatttctgcattttaatTGTTGTTATTACATTTGTGTttcatttttgaaaaaaaatccaaaaagattttcgacaactgatgttggagagctgaaattcaaaatttcaaaggctaaacaagatgaacagttGGTTTGATTAAAATGATTTGAAATGattaatcagattttggaaagtttaataaattgttaaatgtgaaaaattcttgaATATTCTTGAATGTTtggttgattcattaagttgaatcacaattgtgtttgtttgtgatagattgtttgagttgtgcaggtttctgatcctgttgctatggaaagccaggagattcatcagaacctgagaagaagtttaaactgataaagccaggagttgatttcaatggtgataacgatttccagagggcgatcccagcatgatgataggggaaGCCTGATGAGAGTTAGatccagagaaagatccaggcacatGATTCCATGAAGAAGTTCCTGAAAAAGACATGATTCCAGGAgaaattcctgaagaagaccaaTCAAGATTGAAGAGCCCTAGAGATTGTTCAAGACTAAAGAAGTACAGACATGAAGTTGCCAAAGACttgatgaacgactccatcaacatctgagggggagtctgttggtgcatttcatctgttgatttcgtcttggatcaagtctttgtcttagaatgttatttttgggctcattgtacgagaaaacaggagattgtaggtgtttagtgtgtaggtccgcttatatgaccATATGTTAGGACGTTCTCTTATTTGGTCAACTAGGGAGGATATCCGCTTATATGACatgatgtaggtccgcttatatggacatgtccatataagcgaacccaccaTGATTATATATAGGGGACACATGAGCGGATCTAAACATAGTGTGATGGTCTTGTAAGGTATGGCGAAGCCCTGCCAttttgtctccagagcttgtaattTGTTAGCAaatcaataaacgagacgttaaatagtgaaatcaggcTACAcgaagacagaatcaatgaattccgcctctgattctgtctaagcactcttctgattgactcgtcaggtcgtctaacgatcctacaaagggagatgcttttcccagctgttgccgaaatcgataacacatgcccgaagcatctcttctagggtttgaatcgtgcgctcagactgcccatccgtctgagggtgatatgctgtgctcatgtctaatcgagagccaaaagatttatgcatcgcttgccacagttctgaagtaaatcgtgcatcatgatccgaaataatagaggttggcaccccgtgccttgagacaacttccttgagatatacgtctgctagagtggagaacttgtccgtttctttgattgccaagaaatgagcagactttgtgagtcgatccacgatcacccaaatagtatcgttcccacgctgggatttaggcaggccagtaacaaaatccatggaaattttctcccatttccactatggtatcttgggttgctgaagtaggcctgatggtttctggtattccgacttgactctcgcacaagtcaagcacttgctaacgtaggttgctatgtgggccatcatgctaggccaccaatacgttgtcctgatatcgtggtacatcttatctgaaccaggatgtaccgagtagcgagacttatgagctttgtccattacaagctctcgtaaaccgccatatagtggggcCCAAAttcgccccgttacatagtaggcaccgtcttccttctgtcctaatcgttgccttgagccacgtaaggcttcagcccttacgtcttctggtttcaatgcttctacctgagcatctcgtatctgtgcaggaagaccagactgaatagtaagctgtagtgctcgcacacgtctaggtagagtgtcttttcgactgagagcgtcacccacaacgttggctttgcctagatggtacttgatagcacattcgtaatcgttaagtagctcaacccatcgacgttgacgcatgttcaattccttctacttgaagatatgctcgagactcctgtgatcggtgtagatagtgcacttggtaccgtacaggtagtgtcgccatatcttgagcgcgaaaacaacagctcccagctctaaatcgtgcatcgtgtagttccgttcgtgaaccttgagttggcgcgaagtgTAAGCAATAATTTTATcccgttgcattaatacacaaccaagcccctgtatcgatgcgtcacaaaagaccacaaaatcgtccgtgccttctggcaatgagagaacaggtgcactgcaaagtctatcctttaggtgctgaaaagcggtttcctgagtattaccccaacggtaggtgacacccttctgtgtcagtagtgtaagcggctatgcaatctttgagaaatctttaatgaatcgcctgtaataacccgccaaacccaagaattggcgtatttccgttggtgtacgtggtgcaggccagttccttatcgaatctacctttgatggatcaacatggatcccatccttgtttaccacatggcctagaaagtgtacttcacgaagccagaagtcgcattttgaaaacttggcgtacagttgttcctttcgaaggagttccaagataagtcgcaagtgctgctcgtgttcctcctgactcttggaatagatcaggatgtcgtcaatgaaaacaatcacaaacttatccaggtagggtttgcacaccctgttcataagatccataaagactgccggtgcgtttgtcaacccgaatggcatgacaagaaactcgaagtggccgtagcgagttctaaatgcggttttggagacgtcctcatcccggactctcagctgatggtagcctgacctcaaatctatcttggagtagtagcttgacgggtggtcctttggacaacccttaagtgtgataaaacatgaaataatcctccatttagccgtgtaattatcttgaattagataactacgatgcttatgtttcaggtacaaATTAGGAGATAAGCGATGGATAAAAAGGCAGCTTATGGATGCTTTGGTGAAAACGGGTCGAGAGAAGAACACAAGACAAAACAAAGAAGTGAAGGCTGCTtggtaccgtaagttacggtatcaccgtaatttacggtgacccaTTTTCTCAATTCTGTTGCACCGTAAATCAGACTCATCTCACCGTAACACTTTgatggccaccgtaaattacggtggagccgtaatttacggtggaacctGAACGTGAAATGTGTAACTGCCACAATATAGTCGTTTTTGGGGTGTCTTTTGGTATTatctcatcattgacggttcttgGAGACTTTGGGAGCGAATTTGGAGTACTTGCTTGCTTTGTGAACAATTctaaacattcggtttgtgtttttaattcgtatgaacactagattaatgttgatgatgattcaccgagccatgtccggctaaactcttcggtgatcatcctaggtgaatgtttctaagacttttgtgtgttaatttctgcatttctagaatgatattttgcgttgcttgaatgtcatggtgtatgtttgattgtttgtaatGCGTTAATCTATATCACAATTTCTAGTCttgatcgtacgttcttggtgccgttggcaaccgagatatcacgggaagggttagggttggttattggttaataggtcatcgggaaacaacctcgcattatctaatccgagtactttgttcccttttatcacttcaatcacacatacacgagttatgtctatgtaactctttctagtgaaattgcacacaactGTTCGAAGAAACTGAATCCTAGGGTGATCActgttctctcctaattgtttacaacctactttgatttgaattagttcttaatttagttttccaaaacaacaatccacaatcttgaattttaattttctgcaagttagtttaattttagtataaatacaaagctacacaatcaacacattttccacatactccctgagttcgataccctactaccgctaactacagttgtttagggattaaatttgcgtgacccacgacatcacgtcaaattttggcgccgttgccggggagtagtgcgcaacgtgtgttaatttcatagttttgtttgttattttcgggtttacgctggttgtgtttagtgtgcaggtacttgaggtgtatgcatactagaggctctcacaggtcatcaccgctatcgtttgatccggaaattgaaagaacgctacgacaaaaccgagttttagtgcgagaaaacaaaattattggttcacctacttcacccattacaccgagaaacatcatggctgattctcagATACCACCTACAACCAGTCAAGCAACcccatcctttatacctacttccacccaaccatcaccaaacactacattacctaataccactGCTGGATTTACACCAACCAATTCCACtcaaccaatcaccactcaaaATGAGCCTACCATCACTTACgatccatccaccacaatcccaccattatctcacttctttcccccaactacgggtcaatcatcatctACCTTTACAATTGCACCCAATTCAACTATTGTGCATACTACCCCATCCTTTAGACCACAACAATCGGGTTTTCAGTATTCAAACATTCCATTTGGGCAAACCTCGGGAATGCAAGGGGGTGattatgatgagggatttgaagactttgaggggtatgaagatgatgggtacggttatggagattatggtgatcaaggggattttgggtatgttcaaagtcaatctcaagggatggcgagtgttggtggaatgcaacatcaacaacttataccacaacatattcggccaagaccacaagggccaccaatgccACAACCGATTCCATTGCAACAGGTCCGGCCACAACATGTACACCAACAACCATTTCAAAGACCGCCTCAGCGCCCACCGATGCGAccacaacagtttcaacaaccgatcgcaccacaagggcaagtaccaagACCGAATGGGCCGATTATTCCGAGAGGTAGGTATGGTGTGCCACGAAGACATCTTAGAGAACAAGCAAGGGGAATAGAGGCACATTTCAGGCCAATCATTACTCAAAACCCCTCACCGGTGGTTATCcctcacaacaaccaagggagaacttttgaagtaagaacgaactcgttgcaaagtttaccgaagtataaagggttagcaacggaggagccgtaCTTTCATctagaggcctatgactcaatttgcaacacttttgggagtcaaggtttttcggccgatgaagtCAAGTTAGTCTTATTTCAGTTTTTGTTGGAAGAGAAAGCTAAGAAATGGTTCTATACATTACCTTCAGCATCAATttatacatggggggagatgcaacaaacctttttggatgaattctacaccgcccaaaagactaatgatgcgcggaaggggttgagaagctttcaacaacaacacggTGAGATGTTCCATGAGGCGTTCGAGCGTtttaacatgatgattaaaaactgCCCTCATCATGGGATTGAGTTATGGGAGTTAATGAACGCTTTTCATGAGGGGTtaagtgccgaagatgcacgggATTTAATGTCTATCACCGGAGGGACATTTGGAACGAATtatgagaatgaagattgggagtttttggagagtatggcaactacatcaaaaaggAAAGCCCAAGCTTCGAGGAGAGCCCGACCGACAACTAACCGACCACAAGTGCATGCCATAGATGAaggtaatgttcaaactactaatcaaatttatgatgtgtgtgctttgtgtaatgaaataggtcacgcggctgaaaattgccaagggatgttggaagggcaatatgaggaAGTTCATGCGATCCAAGGTCAAGgccaaggaggaggtggtaggaactacaataacatgaattctaatacctaccaccccgggttgaggaatcacccgaactttagatatgggaacccgtcaaatcaagcgaacccaaattttcaaggtagccaaggtaattttggttcacggccatcttataataaccaaggtgggtaccggggcggaaataaccaagggtatcaaaaacaataccaaacgggtcaagatcAAGGGGGatcttcgggtggaaatgaggTGATGGAGATGCTGAAAAGCATGCAATTGGAAATGCAAAAGCGGAATCAACTTGATGAAGTGCGGATGCAAAAAGATGAGGTTCGCGATAAAAGCATCCAGTCACTAACGACTCAAATGGGGcaattagcaaccgatgtggcggaactaaagaaaggtaagggtcaacttccaagcgacacaaaggtaaacccttcacatggttcgtcacgaggtaatgttaatattaaccATGTTAGTGTGTTAAGAAGTGGTAAAGAGTTTaaggccaatttgtcacccgaattggtcgAGGGGGTGGTTGAGGACATCACGGGAATGGAAAGTGATGATGAACcttcaccggttaaaccaaaagaaataACAACTATTAAAAAACCGGGGTTGGGTGaaagtgaaaagaatgaaagtgagaagattgagggtgaaccgagtcaagttccATTCCCATCGGCTTTACTTGACCCGGGGAAGAAAAATGTTATTGTGTCaaggggtcctcaaaaagaggaaatgtgggatatgttcaaacaagttaaaataaatctcccacttcttgatgcaataaaacaagttcccgcttatgcaaaatttttaaaagaattatGCACACAAAAGaggcaaaacaagaaaaaagtgcctaagcgggtagatttgaccgggcaagtgagtgcggtgttgaatggggagcttcctcctaagctccaagatccgggcacgccattgattaatgtacaagttggtaattttcaaatggctaaggcgttgctagatctcgGAGCCagagttagcattttaccggggggattatacgaccaatatgactttggtccattAGCAAGGGTAGAGACAACGGtcgttttggccgatttgtctcataagttgccccggggtatggttcaaaatgttattgttaaaattgatgagttttactaCCCGGTGGACTTTTTGGTTTTGGActactcatcggcggaccctaaacaacaacagaacataattttgggtcggccatttttaagcaccgcacatgctattatcgaCTGTAGATTTGGTACGGTTGATATGGCATTCGGAaatcgaaaaatgcgtttgaatgttttcactaacaattctaatgctaatggtgttgatgagtgttttatggcagacatagtagatggatgcaacccgcatgagtatgaggaggatggtttggatatttgcctgtgtgacttttctgaacaggtacatgcttatgcactacggGTTGAAGAGGAGGCACAAGATGTGATGGCGatgaaagaaggtagaccaccatggacTCATCAATTCGAGGGTCTACCGGTGGAAATCGATTCGGGTACAAAACCATCGTTGGAGGAACCACCAAAGTTAGAGCTTAAGGACTTGCCGGGCCACTTGAAGTAtgtatttttaggggataatgacactttgccggtcattattgcctctaatttggaagtggcacaagagcaagccttgatggaggtgttaaaagcgaacaagggtgctattggatggacgattgccgatcttaaaggaattagtccatccatcgTCATGCACAAGATTATCACAACCGAAGATGCcaaaccgacacgagaagctcaaaggcggttgaacccgaacctaagggaggtagtaaaaaaggaggtaattaaatggttggatgcgggaatcatctatccgatttcggatagtgcttgggtgagtcccacccaagttgtgcctaagaaggccggcattcaagtagtcaaggacgaaagtggtgaacaaattgccacccgaccggttaccggatGGCGGGTGTGTATTGATTACAGAAaactgaatgccgccacttctaaggaccatttcccgctaccttttattgaccaaattattgaaaaattgtcgggtcaaaaatattattgcttcttagatgggtattcgggttataatcaaattgccatacacccggatgaccaacacaagaccaccttcacatgccCATACGGCACTtttgcctttaggcgaatgccgtttgggttgtgtaatgcgccggcaacttttcaacgatgtatgatgagtattttctcggacatggttggagagtcgctcgaagtgttcatggatgatttttccatttttggcactacttttgatgcttgtctcaacgaattggaaaaggttttaaaaaggtgcgttgagaaaaatttggtgctaagttgggagaaaagtcacttcatggtgcaagagggcattgtgttgggacacgtgatttcggaaagggggatggaggtggataaggcaaagataCGGGTAATTTCATCATTGCCACCtcctaaaaatgttaagggtgtacggtcattcttgggacacgcgggtttttatcgacgtttcattaagggttttagtgttatcaccaaacccttatgcaatttgttattaaaagatgtcccgttTGACTTTACTAATGAATGTATGCAAGCGtttactgttttgaaggaacatttggtcaaggcgcctatcttgcaaccacctgattggtcaaagccgttcgagataatgtgtgatgcaagcgataccactattggtgcagttttgggtcaacgggttgacaagaagccggtggttatttactatgcaagcaaaactttatccgaagcgcaacttaattacaccacaaccgagaaggagttactagcggtggtgtatgctttggataagtttcgctcgtatatttggggaagcaaggtagtggtttactcggatcatagtgcggttcggtatttaatggagaaaaaggatgcgaaGCCGCGTTTGATTCGATGGGTTTTATTGTTACAAGAATTTGATTTAGAGATCCGAGACAAAAAAGGAAGCGAGAATGTAGTCGCGGATCATTTGTCTAGAATTCCGGTAGAGGGGACTGATGATGTaagtgaaatcaatgaaagttTCCCCGACGAGCAACTGTTAGCCGTGTCTACTTTCATTGCCCCGTGGTACGCTCACTATGTTAACTACTTAGCCACGGGGGCCATTCCGACCCATTGGACTAAAAAGCGCCGTCAACAATTCATGGTCCAAGTGAGGCAATATATTTGGGATGAGCCGGATCTTTTCAAGATCGGTCCGGATCAAGTTATTCGGAGATGTGTGCCCGAGACGGAAGTCTTGGAAATTTTAACGCATGCCCATTCGTCCGCTTGCGGGGGTCACTTTAGTGGGCATAAAACGGGTTATCGGGTACTATCTTGTGGATTTTATTGGCCCACTATATTCAAAGATGCAATTGAATTCGCCCGGAATTGTGTAAATTGCCAAAAGATGGGTAGCATATCGAAGAGGGACGAGATGCCactacaaccaatcttggttgtagagatatttgatgtatggggaaTACATTTCATGGGTCCGTTTCCGAATTCGAATGGCTTCCTTTATATTCTTGTGGCGGTagattatgtctcgaagtggattgaggcCATTGCAACGCGAACaaacgaccattcggttgtttgtaaatttgttcaatccaacatcttctCGCGCTTCGGAATTCCGCGGGTCATTATAAGCGACGGTGGTTcacatttcaaaaattttaacTTTGGAAAATTATTGAAGAGGTATAGTGTGAATCACCGAGtcgccacaccttaccatccgcaaacgagtggacaagtcgaagtgtccaatcGGCAAATCAAGGAGATCCTTATGAAAACGGTAAGAACGgaccgaaaggattggtcgagcaagttggacgatgctttgtgggcgtatcgtacggcttacaagactccgattggcacaacaccttaccggatggtgtatggtaagggttgtcaTTTGCCTATGGAGTTGGCGCATCGGGCGCATTGGGCGATCAAGACAGTTAATGCGGATTACGACAAGGCGGGTAAGTTGCGGAAGTTACAATTGAGCGAGATAGAAGAAATTCGAGATGAGGCGTACGAATGCGCATCGGCTTATAAGGATAAGTTAAAGAAAGTTCATGATGCGAAGTTACGCAAGAAAACGTTCGAAGTGGGTCAGAAGGTTTGGTTGTACAACTCACGGTTGAAAATGTTTGCGGGCAAgcttaaaagtaaatggatgggtcCGTATGTTATTCGACGAGTTGGGCAATTTGGAGATGTGGACATCCAAGACGAGCAAAcgttgaaacaacaaacggtgaacggtcaccgcttGAAGCCGTACTTGGAAGGAAATGACATCAATAatttggagcttgacaaagcgggctacatccTACGCCCGGTTGAGGAGGAACAATCgtaagaggcccaggtttggtgatagtgtacatagtagttttgttttgttttgtttgtataGTGCATAATTGCCATATTTCCTCGAAGtccgtgttcgaaacaagtgtggggaagttcGGGTAGCGAATTGCTCTTACatcgtgttgaggacaacacgggatttttgagggggtagggtgatTTTCCAAGTTTtggaaataattaaaaaaaaaaaacataaaaaatcgaaaaattttaaaaaatctaaaaaaattagTCACATAAACTTCAAAGTTTTACCAAAATGGACATGCCcagtgtccaccgtaaattacggtggagccgtaatttacggtggttgttaaagattttttgaattttatggTGAAAATCTCCTGTTTTACGGTGAAAAAGGAAGCCCAGagtttaccgtaaattacggtggagccgtaatttacggtggtgaaaAAAATTGGTTGGGGTTTACGGTGTAAATAGCCTGAATTACGGTGTATTTTTGACAtccaggtctcaccgtaatttacggtgagaccgtaaattacggtacgcaGCAAATTGGTCTCCGTCGGTTCAGTTCcgtgtttatataaaaaaaaaatatataaaaaaaaaaaaccgaaaataaACAAGCTTGTCACGTGATTAAACCCCAACCACTCATTCATTCTTCACTTTTCCACCTCTTCTTCTCCAAAGAACCCACAAACTCCATAGTTCTTCTTCCACCTTCTTCTCTTCATCAAATCTTCAATACTCGCCCAAATCAAGTGGGGTTTTGGTCTAAATCGACTAATTTTTCACAAGCTTCGTGATTGTGAGGAGGAATTCCAGAGAAAACGCGGTTTTGGGGTC from Helianthus annuus cultivar XRQ/B chromosome 7, HanXRQr2.0-SUNRISE, whole genome shotgun sequence includes the following:
- the LOC110866668 gene encoding uncharacterized protein LOC110866668, translated to MVYGKGCHLPMELAHRAHWAIKTVNADYDKAGKLRKLQLSEIEEIRDEAYECASAYKDKLKKVHDAKLRKKTFEVGQKVWLYNSRLKMFAGKLKSKWMGPYVIRRVGQFGDVDIQDEQTLKQQTVNGHRLKPYLEGNDINNLELDKAGYILRPVEEEQS